AAGCGAATTTGCCTCCGATTGATGTATCTCCAGCACAAGGCGCATTGCTGCAACAATTGATTACAATGTCTGGTGCACAGCGCATACTGGAGATTGGCACATTGGGCGGTTATAGTACGATCTGGATGGCGCAAGCTTTACCAGAAAACGGACAAGTTGTCACATTGGAGCTAGAAGAACATCATGCGGCTGTAGCACGAATTAACTTTGAACAGGCAGGCGTATATGAGAAAATCCAGCAGCGTACTGGCGAAGCATTGGATCAATTGCAGCAATTGGCTGACGAGCAGGTAGAACCATTTGACTTTATTTTCATCGATGCGGATAAACCAAACAATCCTGCGTATTTACAATGGGCACTGCAATTCTCGCATCCGGGTACGATTATTTTTGCGGATAATGTGGTGCGCGAAGGCGAGATCGTTGATCCACATAGTACAGACCCGCGCATACGCGGAGTAAGACAGTTTTACGATTTGATACATGCAGAGCCAAGATTGCGTAGCGTGACTACGATTCAAACGGTAGGCGAGAAAGGGTATGATGGATTTTTGATGGCGATCGTAGGGGAGAGTACACAGTCGTAAGTGACGGAATAAGAAACAAGCAGTAACAAACAAGTAGTAAGAAGCAAGCAGTCAGAAATAAGAAGCAAGACGTGATACGTAAGAAGTTATCAGACTTCACCAGAATTCATCATAATGAATACTCTTTAGAGGATGAATCGCTTCTATAGAGAGTATGATAGATAGTCAAATATAACACGTATAGATGAATAGCTAAGTAAAAAGGGTGTCCCATGCGGATACCCTTTTTATGTTTGCTTTCTCTCGTTTCCCTTTCAATTAGCTTGTGTTACAAGCTTTTATCACAGCTTCTTCCCGTACAATATCCATCAGCAAACGGCGCGATATTGATAAGTAATTGTATTCGCGGGGCATTAACAAACCAATGCGTAACGACGGATCAATCCATGGCAATTCCAGCTTCACCATTTGCCGATCCAAAGGAGTAGAACCAAGCACCACTCCAATACTACCAGTCGCTACGGCAAGTGCAGGCACAGCAGACAGTTGGCTAATTGTATGGGTGAAAGGCTGTAGCTTTAGACGGGACAACTCTTGTTCCAGCCGCAAATGATACAGACAGCTTCGACCACCAACTGTGAGTGGATATTGTTGTAGATCGTCTCCCGTCAGCTTGCCGCTCTGTGCCAATGGGTGCTGCTCATGTACGATACATACCATTTGTTCTTCATATAACGGTTCAAAATGTAATACATCCATAGCAGGCGGCTCACCACATATCGCTAGCTCTATACGCCCGTCGCGCAATAATTGTGCCAACGCATCGGTATTGGCGATTGTCAGCTCACATTGAATCCCCGGCTTATGCTGGGCAAAGCGCTGCATTACCGCAGGCAGTAGTGTTGTACAGGTACTTTCGATCATCCCGATTCGCAACACTCCACGTTCTTCCTGCTGCAATTGCTGTGCCTGATCTTGTACATACTGCCAATGAGCAATCAGACGATCGACCTCGGCTGCATAGATTTTACCTGCTTCGGTTAGCTCCGCATCCCATCCACGCTTGAATAACTGAATACCAAGCTCCTTTTCTAAACGCTGAATATGATTGGTGACGGTGGATTGTGCGTAATGAAGCTGGTCTGCCGCTCGCGAGAAGGTTCCTTCCTGAATGACCGTGCGAAAGGTCGTTAATTCCTTCAAATCCATGATTATATCTCCATTCGATAAATTGAATTATTTTTTCATATTTTTCAATTATACGAATGAAGTGGAGCGATGTACACTTATTCATAGACCTATTGCTTTAGCATGCGAAGTACATTCTATACTCAAGACAGGAGATGACGGATATGCCATTTATACGAATCGATTATCGTAAGCAAGCATATACCAACGAGCAACTCAAACACATTAGTGAGGGATTAATGCAGGCATTGCAGGAGCATTTTTATGTGCCGGATAACGATTATTTTCAGGTGTTTCATGCGCATGAGTTAGAGCAATTCATGTACGATGATCGCTATCTCGATGTGGAGCGTAGTGATCGATTGGTATACATTCAGATTACGCTCGGTTCAGGGCGCAGGGTGGAGCAGAAGAAGGCATTTTATAAGCGTGCTGCCGAATTATTAGCGCAGCAGGCGGGTGTACGTAAGCAGGATGTGTTTATCGTCTTGGTAGAGACGGAGCTACAGGATTGGAGCTTTGGCAATGGTGATGCACAGATGATTGATCGCCCTTTGACCGCTCTCAATCGTCAGCAACAGACATCCGCTGCTAGCCATATCACCCAAAAGCAAGCACAAGCAGCACCAGTCTCTGATGTGCAGCAGGTATATGGCGAACTGGCGCCTGATTTTGCACGTTATAGTGAAGAGGTATTGTTTGGTGATCTATGGCGAAATCCAGAGCTAAGTCCGCGTGAACGCAGCTTACTGACTATTGCAGCTCTCGTTACAGGTCGTCATACGAGTCAATTGCCGTATCATATCCATCTCGCTCGACAACATGGCTTGAATTCGACCGAGCTTGCTGCCGCGATGACTCATCTGGCATTTTACGCAGGCTGGCCTGCCGCTGCCGCCGGATTGCTCGTGCTAAAAGAGCAAATATAATTGAATCTGTAGCACCGTTATGCAGGTATGACGAAAATGGACTCTTCCCATACTAAGCTGCTTCTTCAATCTACAATACGAGACGTATCACAAAAGCCGCCCTATCCAGGACGGCTTTTTAATCGATTCATCTGTTCATACGTATATATGCTGCTACTATCCTTGTACTATATATAGCACCATAAAATAACTTACAGTCGCGTGTTCCCATGGTCATCCATCTCGTTATCTTGCCATTGCAATACATGCGGTGGCAGACTTCATTCACTTGAGTAGTTGGATTTCAAACGAAGCGTCAGTACAAAGGCAATCAACAAAATGATACAGCCTGCCACTAAGGGAGCGAATATATGAAAATCAAATAAACTTCCCGCCAATAGTGGACCTATAATATTACCCAAGCTCATATACGCATTATTCATACCCGCCACATAGCCTTGTTCCGTTCCAGCCATCTTGGATAAATGTGTATATAAAGCGGGTCGCAGCATAGCAGTAGCAAAGAAAATCGTAGAAGTCAGCAGCAAAATGCTCCAAAAATCGGTTGCCAGCAGTAGCACAATATACGCCAGTGAGGTTGCTAGTAGACAGGCTTTGATCGTTCTTTGTTCACCAAACCGTTTCAGCGTTCGCGCAACAAGGAATGCCTGCATCACAACGCCAATGATAGCTCCGGTTGTCAAAAGAACGGCGATCTGCTGCGGTGAGAATTGGAAACGTTTCGTTACATATAGCCCAAGCACCGATTCAAAATTAGCCAACCCAAATGTCATCACCAGCACAAGAATGAAGAACGGCGTATACGGTGATTGCAGTGATTTTACATATTGTTTTCGCAGGGATTCTTGCGGAGTACGGTTGGCTCGAGCCGCTTGTCGCTGCTGCTTGGATACACTTTCTGGCAAACAGACGATGGAAAATACAACACCGATCATCGCCGCACCTGCTGCTACCCATAGTGGAACTCGTGTGCCATATTGAGCAAGCATACAGCCAAGACCAGGCCCAATCACAAATCCGGCTGACATGGCAGCACTTAACAAACCATTTCCTCTGGCACGCTGCTCAGTCGTTGTAATATCAGCCACATACGCCATCATGGGAGGTACGATAAGAGCTGCTGCCACACCTTCCAGCAATCTCGAGACGTAGAGCATCCATAGCACATCGCCAATCGCAAATATCCATTTGGCGACCGCGAATACAATAATACCAGTCACGATGAATCGTTTCCGTCCGAAGCGATCAGATTGTCGTCCCGTCAGGGGAGAAAGGAGAAACTGTGTGATTCCATAAGCTGCTACTAACAGTCCAATCGCTTGCCCGCTAGCGCCAAATTCGATAATGAGCTGTGGCAAGATGGGGGTAATGAGTCCAACGCCTACCATCACAATAAACATATTGATCATAAGAATGGCGAGTATGCCATTCGGGTTTTTCAATGTAAACATATAGAGACCTCCTGTTTATACGCAATCGTTTTACGGTTCGTATGCTTATCTGCATCTGTACGACGGCATGCAAAAAAACCTCCATATCCAAACATGGATAGGAGGCAGGCATACGAATAGTAAGACAGACTGCTCTTTTTAAGAGGCAGCCGCAGTCTACTATTGCTATAAAAAGCCATACTAATCCTATCCGCACATTCGTAATATTACAAACGAAATGTTTGATTACGGAAATAGGATTAGTAGATCATTGGCTTGAAGTCACCCTTTCGGTATGTGTTGTTTCTAGCATATCATCGTCTCGATAGATTGTATATGACATTGTATCAAGCCAGAACCACAGATAGCCTTGTGACTCCAGCCAAGACATTATAGAAAACAACTGCCAATGGAAGGGCAAAGCTATTTAAAATAACGTACCTACACGCTTCTCTAAGAATTGATCAACAGCGTTTGTGCTTTTTCCACCGCTTTGTTCTACTAGCTTCATCAGATCGGACAAATTGGTCAATATTTTACTGCCCTTAATCTGCTGAGCACTATAGTTGTTCAGCAGCTTGCGATACTCTTGATAAAACTGTGGATCAATCTCTAACGTTTGAGAGTCAAAGATCGGAGTATTGTCAGATCCATAAAAAATATAATACTGGCTCAGTCGATATTCTTGCTCAACGGCGGCTCGTCGATTAGATACCGCATACTTGTTCAGAAAAGCTTCCTTAGCCAGCCCGCGTTGTACCAGATCAGTCGGTGCAATAATAATACCCGCATCACTCGTCGTGGGTTGCTTTGCTTCGGCTGACATGATTTGGATATAATCTCGAATGTCGGGACGAATAAAAGCAAAGAACGGGCTGAATGCTGGATAATCAATGATTGGGTAAAAGATGCCTTCGCTCGTTTCTAGACGATAGCCCATATCCGCTAGCATTTGCATTGCTTGTCGATCTGCTGCATTCGACATTAGAGATACGGCTTGCCGCATCGTCATACCCCACTTGTATTTCCTCATGAGTGCATCTTGCACCGACTCGCGATAGATCAAGTCTTCCGCATACGCAAAGTGTGTATTGTACGCATTTTCCAGTTGTAGCACAGCCATGCTTGCGCGA
The DNA window shown above is from Paenibacillus sp. JQZ6Y-1 and carries:
- a CDS encoding O-methyltransferase; this translates as MTQTKRNMNPAEEQWYEVDQYVNDRLHLKHGLFEQILERNRKANLPPIDVSPAQGALLQQLITMSGAQRILEIGTLGGYSTIWMAQALPENGQVVTLELEEHHAAVARINFEQAGVYEKIQQRTGEALDQLQQLADEQVEPFDFIFIDADKPNNPAYLQWALQFSHPGTIIFADNVVREGEIVDPHSTDPRIRGVRQFYDLIHAEPRLRSVTTIQTVGEKGYDGFLMAIVGESTQS
- a CDS encoding tautomerase family protein, producing MPFIRIDYRKQAYTNEQLKHISEGLMQALQEHFYVPDNDYFQVFHAHELEQFMYDDRYLDVERSDRLVYIQITLGSGRRVEQKKAFYKRAAELLAQQAGVRKQDVFIVLVETELQDWSFGNGDAQMIDRPLTALNRQQQTSAASHITQKQAQAAPVSDVQQVYGELAPDFARYSEEVLFGDLWRNPELSPRERSLLTIAALVTGRHTSQLPYHIHLARQHGLNSTELAAAMTHLAFYAGWPAAAAGLLVLKEQI
- a CDS encoding LysR family transcriptional regulator, whose protein sequence is MDLKELTTFRTVIQEGTFSRAADQLHYAQSTVTNHIQRLEKELGIQLFKRGWDAELTEAGKIYAAEVDRLIAHWQYVQDQAQQLQQEERGVLRIGMIESTCTTLLPAVMQRFAQHKPGIQCELTIANTDALAQLLRDGRIELAICGEPPAMDVLHFEPLYEEQMVCIVHEQHPLAQSGKLTGDDLQQYPLTVGGRSCLYHLRLEQELSRLKLQPFTHTISQLSAVPALAVATGSIGVVLGSTPLDRQMVKLELPWIDPSLRIGLLMPREYNYLSISRRLLMDIVREEAVIKACNTS
- a CDS encoding MFS transporter; translation: MFTLKNPNGILAILMINMFIVMVGVGLITPILPQLIIEFGASGQAIGLLVAAYGITQFLLSPLTGRQSDRFGRKRFIVTGIIVFAVAKWIFAIGDVLWMLYVSRLLEGVAAALIVPPMMAYVADITTTEQRARGNGLLSAAMSAGFVIGPGLGCMLAQYGTRVPLWVAAGAAMIGVVFSIVCLPESVSKQQRQAARANRTPQESLRKQYVKSLQSPYTPFFILVLVMTFGLANFESVLGLYVTKRFQFSPQQIAVLLTTGAIIGVVMQAFLVARTLKRFGEQRTIKACLLATSLAYIVLLLATDFWSILLLTSTIFFATAMLRPALYTHLSKMAGTEQGYVAGMNNAYMSLGNIIGPLLAGSLFDFHIFAPLVAGCIILLIAFVLTLRLKSNYSSE